The Glycine soja cultivar W05 chromosome 3, ASM419377v2, whole genome shotgun sequence genome window below encodes:
- the LOC114407401 gene encoding nicotinamide adenine dinucleotide transporter 1, chloroplastic-like, whose product MTADTHAAPNINPKGLLCNAAAGASAGVIAATFVCPLDVIKTRFQVHGVPQLAHGSVKGSIIVASLEQIFHKEGLRGMYRGLAPTVLALLPNWAVYFSAYEQLKSLLHSDDSHHLPIGANVIAASGAGAATTMFTNPLWVVKTRLQTQGIRPGVVPYRGTLSALRRIAHEEGIRGLYSGLVPALAGISHVAIQFPTYETIKFYLANQDDAAMDKLGARDVAIASSVSKIFASTLTYPHEVVRSRLQEQGHHSEKRYSGVIDCIRKVFQQEGVQGFYRGCATNLLRTTPAAVITFTSFEMIHRFLVSLFPSDPRPHIL is encoded by the exons ATGACTGCTGACACCCACGCCGCTCCTAATATCAATCCCAAGGGCCTCCTCTGCAATGCCGCCGCCGGTGCTTCCGCTG gGGTTATTGCTGCTACATTTGTGTGTCCTCTTGATGTCATCAAAACTAGGTTTCAGGTTCACGGTGTCCCGCAGCTCGCGCATGGAAGTGTTAAAG GAAGCATAATAGTTGCTAGTTTGGAACAAATATTTCACAAGGAGGGGTTACGTGGCATGTACCGTGGGCTCGCGCCCACTGTGCTGGCTTTGCTTCCAAATTGGGCG GTTTATTTTAGTGCATATGAGCAGCTTAAGAGCCTTCTTCATTCCGATG ATAGCCATCATCTTCCCATTGGAGCTAATGTGATAGCTGCTTCTGGTGCTGGAGCTGCAACTACCATGTTTACAAATCCCCTTTGGGTTGTCAAGACCAGACTCCAA ACCCAGGGAATAAGACCTGGTGTTGTGCCATATAGGGGCACACTATCTGCATTGAGGAGAATTGCTCATGAGGAGGGCATTCGAGGGCTGTACAG TGGCCTTGTACCTGCTCTGGCTGGTATCAGTCATGTTGCCATTCAATTTCCTACTTATGagacaataaaattttatttggcaAATCAAG ATGACGCAGCAATGGATAAACTTGGTGCACGTGATGTTGCAATTGCATCATCAGTTTCTAAAATTTTTGCATCCACATTGACATATCCTCACGAG GTTGTACGTTCCAGATTGCAAGAACAAGGGCATCATTCGGAGAAACGGTACTCTGGTGTGATTGATTGTATTAGAAAGGTTTTTCAACAAGAAGGTGTACAGGGTTTTTACCGAGGTTGTGCCACCAACCTTCTGAGGACAACACCAGCTGCTGTGATCACATTCACCAGCTTTGAAATGATACACCGATTTCTTGTTTCCCTTTTTCCTTCTGATCCACGGCCTCATATTTTGTGA